From a single Lewinella sp. LCG006 genomic region:
- a CDS encoding T9SS type A sorting domain-containing protein produces the protein MKAKLILSILHLSLFVLLSNSLNAQIYTQLITGLDWQSYFINGRLSNASPYSTVINGPWGTVAAPVGMPNNCLSTPISYPATPIFHPEKTSCDSGPITTYYKKEFTLEGGENEICAATVTLRADDYSRLYVDGTLVPGFTELGCHWTIIPEMHNLITDDWHDVVTVDIINYLDPGLDTHTVVFEVGNCIYQTYLAATINITQEMSCIPDAQVNYSSQDGGRVCELTFSGTQNCYTHEDWIVFYTPVIGQPYQKLYEVRGNSRIGAAKMLELPTGCNYYRIYHKVWHTKCDGTIVSHQVLTPIFSICCSSDGGTQLLQNTNDEAESTESYINEFLEKETDPRNQIPILSLRNAVGIYPNPTTNDINIRFDEPFTGQIKLVDALGRLVNVQTVQETISTSFDLSAQPIGLYWVITLSGDQQQQFKVVKQ, from the coding sequence ATGAAAGCAAAATTAATCCTCTCAATACTCCATTTGTCACTGTTTGTTTTATTGTCCAATTCGCTTAATGCTCAAATATATACCCAATTAATAACTGGGTTAGACTGGCAATCCTATTTTATTAATGGTCGATTATCAAATGCAAGTCCCTATTCAACGGTTATCAATGGACCTTGGGGTACGGTTGCTGCACCTGTAGGGATGCCCAACAACTGCCTGAGTACACCAATTAGCTATCCTGCTACCCCCATTTTCCATCCAGAAAAAACGAGCTGTGATTCAGGCCCCATTACGACTTATTATAAAAAAGAGTTTACGCTTGAAGGTGGCGAAAATGAGATTTGCGCTGCAACGGTAACCCTGCGGGCTGATGATTATTCAAGGTTGTATGTAGATGGTACTCTTGTGCCTGGTTTTACGGAACTGGGATGCCATTGGACTATAATACCTGAAATGCACAATCTGATAACAGATGATTGGCATGACGTTGTCACCGTTGATATTATTAACTATCTCGACCCTGGTCTAGATACACATACTGTCGTTTTTGAGGTAGGGAATTGTATTTATCAAACTTACCTCGCCGCTACAATTAATATTACCCAGGAAATGTCCTGCATTCCTGACGCTCAGGTCAATTATTCATCACAGGATGGAGGGCGTGTTTGTGAACTCACATTCAGTGGTACCCAAAATTGTTACACTCACGAGGATTGGATTGTTTTTTATACTCCGGTAATTGGTCAGCCGTATCAAAAACTTTACGAGGTAAGAGGTAACTCCAGAATTGGTGCGGCAAAAATGCTCGAATTGCCTACTGGTTGTAATTATTACCGAATCTACCACAAGGTTTGGCATACCAAATGTGATGGAACTATTGTATCGCATCAAGTATTGACGCCAATCTTCAGTATTTGCTGTAGTTCAGATGGCGGCACCCAACTATTACAAAATACCAATGATGAAGCAGAATCAACGGAATCGTATATCAATGAATTTCTAGAAAAGGAAACTGATCCAAGAAATCAAATACCGATACTTTCTTTGAGAAACGCTGTTGGAATTTACCCCAACCCAACCACCAATGACATCAATATCCGTTTCGATGAACCCTTCACTGGGCAGATAAAATTGGTTGATGCTCTGGGGCGCCTGGTTAACGTCCAGACTGTTCAGGAAACCATTTCCACAAGCTTTGATCTATCTGCTCAGCCTATTGGCCTTTATTGGGTAATCACACTAAGTGGAGACCAACAACAGCAGTTTAAGGTTGTGAAGCAGTAG
- a CDS encoding DUF1986 domain-containing protein produces the protein MNNLTNRLHSLLGAILCLVMLGVFSPVQGQDGPMKIYGGMNTNIAEVPFQVALEINNGLICGGIIINEEWILTAAHCITMSENAEDIIVIAGAADRHNQSIGQRVGIDEIILHPQYDDNSMLTEGNDIALLHLEQPLCFNDSVHAVAYATESTPVEVMSSGAPLTISGWGKGANGNYYTLLLQSAETAIISGEEAIPMLQECTGSENTAFSENLLYAFNGTTSIGHGDSGGPAFVMYMGKPLLVGIASAVCDDAPIEYPSIFTNVKNYSDFITSNITEIVAFNFEDEYGAVKEEFCYGEDVYLDGTLSRHENQYYIDLWKRPIGDSSHFSYVESLGWTLNTEVGVVNLTQAFADLNYQLEPGYEYQVKLAIANLPCIPWTEVTHTFTLTCCDPIIPSVGTCVNPYNNQLTVTIRGDSQSNWHLAQASDCTQNAGFASSFLTINWMNNYTSFRLPANSGCYWLFRIVD, from the coding sequence ATGAATAATTTAACGAATAGATTACACAGTCTTCTAGGTGCCATATTATGTTTAGTGATGCTCGGGGTGTTTTCACCTGTTCAGGGACAAGATGGGCCAATGAAGATTTATGGTGGAATGAATACCAATATTGCCGAAGTGCCTTTTCAAGTAGCATTAGAAATCAATAATGGCCTTATATGTGGCGGCATCATAATAAATGAGGAATGGATTTTGACTGCAGCACATTGTATCACAATGAGTGAGAATGCTGAAGACATTATTGTTATTGCAGGAGCAGCAGATAGGCATAATCAAAGCATTGGCCAAAGAGTTGGTATTGACGAAATTATTCTCCATCCTCAATATGATGATAATAGTATGCTAACCGAAGGTAATGACATCGCATTATTGCATTTAGAACAACCATTATGCTTTAATGATAGCGTTCATGCCGTAGCTTATGCAACTGAAAGTACGCCAGTTGAGGTAATGTCTTCTGGTGCACCTCTTACTATTTCAGGATGGGGTAAAGGGGCCAACGGTAACTATTATACACTTCTGTTACAGTCAGCAGAGACAGCAATAATTAGTGGAGAAGAAGCTATACCAATGTTACAAGAATGTACTGGAAGTGAAAATACAGCGTTTTCAGAAAATTTACTTTATGCGTTTAATGGGACGACAAGTATTGGTCATGGAGATAGTGGTGGACCAGCTTTTGTAATGTATATGGGGAAACCTTTACTTGTAGGAATAGCAAGTGCAGTTTGTGATGATGCTCCTATTGAATATCCTTCTATTTTTACCAATGTGAAAAACTATTCAGATTTTATCACCAGTAATATTACCGAAATAGTAGCCTTCAATTTTGAAGACGAATATGGTGCTGTCAAGGAGGAGTTCTGTTACGGGGAAGATGTGTATTTAGATGGGACCCTCTCGCGTCATGAAAACCAATACTATATTGACCTCTGGAAAAGGCCCATTGGAGATTCCAGCCACTTTTCATACGTTGAAAGCTTAGGCTGGACATTGAATACAGAAGTTGGCGTTGTTAACTTAACCCAAGCTTTTGCCGACTTGAACTATCAACTTGAACCAGGATACGAATACCAGGTCAAACTAGCCATTGCTAACCTTCCTTGTATTCCGTGGACGGAAGTGACGCATACTTTCACTTTAACGTGCTGTGATCCTATTATCCCTAGTGTTGGAACTTGTGTAAACCCTTATAATAATCAACTTACCGTTACCATTCGCGGCGATTCCCAAAGCAATTGGCATTTGGCTCAGGCTTCAGATTGCACGCAGAATGCAGGGTTTGCAAGTTCCTTCCTAACCATCAATTGGATGAATAACTATACCTCTTTCCGCTTACCAGCCAATAGTGGTTGTTATTGGTTGTTCCGTATCGTAGACTAG
- a CDS encoding T9SS type A sorting domain-containing protein, with protein sequence MIRILINTDNVDTVCGEFCDDWTIQTDYWPCELAIWQIPEANSFPDGTIITATLNNEPVNQVQMGEVNFDPSMLDDPHGSTYARVCFTVQLPSCQPVTKCESINLGDCGLDGNPDGGRGITNPEHTNNHTETTFSINNPVSDVIRFSYPIEQGTAELYTMQGQRIKSFLLNGTSQLDVADLPSGTYLLSIAHSTGHDTKLVVVTH encoded by the coding sequence GTGATTAGAATCCTCATCAATACGGATAATGTTGACACTGTCTGCGGTGAGTTTTGTGATGACTGGACGATCCAGACGGACTACTGGCCTTGCGAATTGGCCATCTGGCAAATACCGGAAGCCAATAGTTTTCCCGATGGAACGATTATTACTGCTACCCTCAATAATGAACCTGTAAATCAGGTGCAAATGGGGGAAGTTAATTTTGATCCGAGTATGCTAGATGATCCTCATGGATCAACTTATGCACGGGTTTGCTTTACCGTACAATTGCCCAGTTGTCAGCCTGTAACCAAATGTGAAAGCATCAATCTTGGTGATTGTGGTTTGGATGGAAATCCTGATGGGGGTCGTGGTATAACCAATCCTGAACATACAAATAACCACACGGAGACTACCTTTTCGATCAACAACCCCGTCAGCGATGTCATCCGCTTTTCTTACCCTATTGAACAGGGTACTGCCGAATTGTATACCATGCAAGGGCAGCGCATCAAATCCTTCTTGCTGAACGGGACTTCGCAACTGGATGTAGCCGACTTGCCTTCAGGTACTTATCTGCTTTCTATAGCTCATAGCACAGGACATGATACCAAGCTAGTGGTCGTTACCCACTAA
- a CDS encoding DUF6624 domain-containing protein — translation MNIQLSIPNGKTALFLLSVLQLFACQKTDFGPLQKLSVEELVQRHQDLSFSLSETTFRSMDGHAVTEEEVAALKEGVLAIDYYVDSLGIIREGIVRKANFEDYIARILIANIDFDPTKDVPVLSFNCDSLQYQMDDVYRFQQEDWSGYEESNPLGFFAFEQAKIVSIVNQCGFPDVELLGKKGLTTFWLMIQHSKAPLMAHYYLEIKRLVKAGDLNEQTLALTTDRLLMNNGYLQVYGSQLLNGELYPIENAETVDQRRDSLGLGTLAEYLEGVKGG, via the coding sequence ATGAATATTCAACTAAGCATTCCCAACGGGAAGACCGCTCTTTTTTTACTCTCCGTCCTCCAGTTGTTTGCTTGTCAGAAGACTGACTTTGGCCCGCTACAGAAGCTATCGGTGGAGGAATTGGTGCAACGGCATCAAGATTTATCATTTTCCCTCAGCGAGACAACCTTCCGATCTATGGATGGTCACGCCGTCACTGAGGAAGAGGTAGCTGCCCTGAAGGAAGGCGTTTTGGCGATTGATTACTACGTCGATTCCTTGGGCATAATTCGAGAAGGCATTGTTCGTAAGGCAAATTTTGAAGACTACATTGCGCGCATCTTAATCGCTAATATTGATTTTGATCCCACAAAAGACGTGCCTGTACTTTCCTTTAATTGCGATAGCTTACAATACCAAATGGATGATGTCTATCGATTCCAGCAGGAAGACTGGTCGGGATATGAGGAAAGTAATCCACTCGGTTTTTTTGCTTTCGAGCAAGCAAAAATAGTTTCCATTGTCAATCAATGTGGTTTTCCTGATGTAGAATTATTAGGCAAAAAAGGGCTAACCACTTTCTGGCTAATGATCCAACACAGTAAAGCTCCACTTATGGCCCATTATTACCTGGAAATAAAAAGGCTAGTCAAAGCAGGGGATTTAAACGAACAAACACTAGCCCTCACAACCGATCGTCTGTTGATGAACAACGGCTATCTGCAAGTCTACGGCTCCCAACTGCTGAACGGAGAGCTATACCCCATCGAAAATGCTGAGACCGTCGATCAACGCCGCGATTCTTTAGGTTTGGGGACGTTGGCGGAATATTTGGAGGGAGTTAAGGGGGGCTAA
- a CDS encoding peroxiredoxin family protein, translating to MRLIIQCLQNRISSQPIHDLYHALAILLLFTTTSCQPTDTYEVRYKECFENVTAVEFEIEGSTKKGVGYSGFDPQCLVGALLPDFSVADINGKTITTKNLLGKVTVINFWFIKCAPCIAEIPDLNSIVNKFGEQKVNYLAFSKDAEPTIKEFLKTNTFLFHHIPNDEPTIEESFRLIWGYPCTIVADREGRIVEIFRGAKLKSDPSVNVTVAVDSLLTVLLGD from the coding sequence ATGAGGCTAATCATTCAATGTCTACAAAATAGAATTTCTTCCCAACCGATACATGATCTGTATCACGCGCTAGCTATCCTATTATTATTCACAACCACCTCTTGTCAACCTACTGATACCTATGAAGTTCGTTATAAGGAATGCTTTGAAAATGTCACAGCGGTTGAATTTGAGATAGAAGGGTCTACGAAAAAAGGGGTGGGGTATTCAGGGTTCGACCCACAATGCCTTGTCGGCGCACTACTACCTGATTTCAGTGTTGCAGATATCAACGGGAAAACAATTACGACCAAAAACCTGCTGGGAAAGGTGACCGTAATAAATTTTTGGTTCATAAAATGTGCTCCCTGTATTGCCGAAATACCAGACTTAAATTCCATCGTCAACAAGTTCGGTGAGCAAAAGGTCAATTATTTAGCGTTCTCTAAAGATGCGGAGCCTACCATTAAGGAGTTCTTAAAGACCAATACTTTCCTCTTCCACCATATACCCAATGATGAACCTACCATTGAGGAAAGCTTCCGCTTGATATGGGGGTATCCTTGTACTATTGTAGCAGATCGCGAAGGCAGGATAGTGGAGATTTTCAGAGGCGCTAAATTAAAAAGTGATCCATCCGTAAATGTTACGGTTGCGGTTGATTCTTTGCTTACGGTGTTGTTGGGGGATTAG
- a CDS encoding DUF6624 domain-containing protein, which yields MLSTHSTKIALCAIALIAFGILPNLATSQNSHGEEFHRLFHQADSLFDLGQYTAAGQLCDQALEMKGGQFPDSGFYTDGFSYWTEAGNQERSIFYLEKALLLRWQPQEILESLENDPEYEFLRQHERFREIMDTNYARREKYSGIADTLHQIKVKDQTLRQLLSCAREKFADDSLQLNAYYDLMGMQDSFNLIYVASVLDAHGWLAINKIGEPANRALWQVIQHSPLEVQEKYLPLLRESAEKGESRMSSYAFLQDRVLMRRGQRQRYGTQIAKHPDTGKSAVYPVEDPIHIDSIRASVGFEPIKEYAAFFDIEITSPADLDDQRVLEDRQERRKKNN from the coding sequence ATGCTCTCTACTCACTCAACAAAAATCGCTCTTTGCGCAATTGCGCTTATCGCATTCGGGATACTCCCTAATTTGGCTACCTCCCAAAATTCTCACGGCGAGGAATTTCATCGGCTTTTTCACCAGGCCGATAGTTTATTTGACTTGGGGCAATACACCGCCGCGGGTCAGCTGTGCGATCAGGCACTGGAGATGAAGGGAGGGCAGTTTCCTGACAGTGGTTTTTATACTGATGGTTTTTCCTATTGGACCGAAGCGGGCAATCAGGAACGCTCTATTTTCTACCTGGAAAAAGCCTTACTCCTCCGCTGGCAACCCCAGGAAATTTTGGAGAGTTTAGAGAATGATCCGGAATATGAGTTCCTCCGACAGCACGAACGCTTTCGGGAAATAATGGACACCAACTACGCAAGAAGAGAAAAGTACAGCGGAATAGCCGACACCTTGCACCAAATAAAAGTCAAAGACCAAACCCTAAGGCAACTCCTCAGCTGCGCCCGCGAAAAATTTGCCGATGACTCCCTCCAATTGAATGCCTACTACGATCTGATGGGAATGCAGGACAGCTTCAACCTCATCTATGTGGCATCTGTACTGGATGCACACGGTTGGCTGGCCATCAACAAGATAGGAGAACCGGCAAATCGGGCGCTCTGGCAGGTAATCCAGCATTCCCCGCTCGAAGTGCAGGAAAAATACTTGCCGCTCCTCCGGGAATCTGCCGAAAAAGGGGAAAGCAGAATGTCCAGTTACGCCTTCCTTCAGGACCGCGTGCTGATGAGAAGAGGCCAAAGACAACGTTACGGCACCCAAATTGCCAAACACCCGGATACTGGTAAATCAGCCGTCTACCCCGTCGAAGACCCCATCCATATCGACAGCATCCGAGCGAGTGTAGGTTTCGAACCCATCAAAGAATACGCTGCTTTTTTTGATATTGAAATCACCTCTCCCGCAGATTTAGATGATCAGCGGGTGCTGGAGGATCGGCAGGAGAGGCGGAAGAAGAATAATTAA
- a CDS encoding M20 family metallopeptidase yields the protein MKSLFFFLLISTIAIMQNSPSLVTEKPSDLAEFVKTTAASQHLQAIQIWKDLNAIAEPSWHEDKTAVYTENFAKHLGVPVIQLPGSHTRIMRIEGTGKGPNRGVLAYKVDLDALPYKQSDGSIMYKHSCFHSGHMAIALSIMETLWKVRAQINATVLFIFQTAEETPNCGARELLASTLWNDLKIDRIVALHASPELAYDQVAVREGYAQAGIDILTFNVAVDTNKIKSSHVAKPHAGANTIWAAIKLATQMKLALAETSDPVHPLLFNIVQFGSSNFGMDNVNITPEQTTFIVNLRVFDMDFKKEVMKKVEQMIAAIELEYGGLVKIEIKSEPGPDPVFNNPELAKRTFTYAQEVLGNDKVSVASLRSGSDDLGVYSQILPVVMVRLGTGNPAKGIVTDLHNERFTVDTDCFITGITTMSYVILKELGVSGSF from the coding sequence ATGAAAAGCCTTTTCTTTTTTTTACTAATTTCAACTATTGCTATCATGCAAAATTCACCATCACTAGTGACGGAAAAGCCATCTGATTTGGCTGAGTTCGTCAAAACTACCGCTGCGTCGCAGCATCTTCAGGCTATCCAGATTTGGAAAGATCTCAATGCCATCGCAGAACCCTCTTGGCATGAAGACAAGACGGCTGTTTATACAGAAAATTTCGCGAAACATTTAGGAGTCCCGGTCATTCAACTCCCCGGATCACATACCCGTATTATGCGAATTGAGGGTACGGGAAAGGGGCCAAACAGGGGCGTCTTGGCCTATAAGGTTGACCTAGATGCCTTGCCCTATAAGCAGTCTGACGGGTCAATCATGTACAAACATTCATGTTTCCATAGTGGACACATGGCCATCGCGCTCTCCATCATGGAAACCCTTTGGAAAGTCAGAGCGCAAATAAATGCAACCGTATTATTCATCTTCCAAACAGCCGAGGAAACCCCTAATTGCGGCGCAAGGGAGTTGTTGGCGAGTACTCTTTGGAATGATTTAAAAATTGACCGAATAGTAGCCCTCCATGCCAGCCCCGAGCTAGCCTATGACCAGGTTGCGGTTAGAGAGGGTTATGCTCAAGCCGGAATTGATATCCTGACTTTCAATGTTGCGGTGGATACCAACAAAATCAAATCAAGTCATGTAGCCAAGCCACATGCTGGTGCGAATACAATTTGGGCAGCTATCAAATTAGCAACTCAAATGAAACTGGCACTTGCCGAAACCAGCGACCCTGTACACCCTTTGCTGTTCAACATCGTGCAGTTTGGCAGCTCCAATTTCGGAATGGACAACGTGAATATTACCCCCGAACAAACGACCTTCATTGTCAACCTTAGGGTATTCGACATGGATTTCAAAAAAGAGGTAATGAAAAAAGTAGAACAAATGATCGCTGCCATCGAACTTGAATATGGAGGTTTGGTCAAAATTGAAATAAAAAGTGAACCAGGGCCTGACCCCGTGTTTAACAATCCAGAATTGGCCAAAAGAACCTTTACTTATGCCCAAGAAGTATTAGGGAATGACAAAGTGAGTGTTGCCTCTCTCCGGAGCGGAAGTGATGATCTCGGGGTCTATTCGCAAATACTCCCAGTTGTCATGGTTAGGCTAGGTACAGGTAACCCAGCGAAAGGGATCGTTACGGATCTTCATAACGAGCGCTTCACTGTTGATACAGACTGTTTCATCACAGGTATAACAACCATGAGCTACGTTATTTTGAAAGAGCTGGGGGTTTCAGGTAGTTTCTAA
- a CDS encoding thymidine kinase, translating into MFLEPFFRGQRSGWIEVICGSMFSGKTEELLRRLKRSKFANQKVEIYKPRVDTRYDNVKVVSHDENFILATPIDHSDKILKTSDDVTVVGIDEAQFFDHDLIQNVQKLALSGKRVIVAGLDMDFRGLPFGPIPGLLAVAEYITKVHAICSHCGNLATHSYRLSSEDSTVVLGEKDKYEPRCRACYNMGNILDLK; encoded by the coding sequence ATGTTTCTAGAACCTTTTTTTCGTGGGCAACGCAGTGGCTGGATTGAAGTGATTTGTGGCTCTATGTTTTCGGGAAAAACCGAAGAATTGCTGCGCCGACTCAAGCGCTCCAAGTTTGCCAACCAAAAAGTAGAAATCTACAAACCTCGTGTAGATACCCGTTATGATAATGTAAAAGTCGTTTCCCATGATGAGAATTTCATTCTGGCGACCCCGATTGACCACTCTGATAAAATTCTAAAAACAAGCGACGATGTTACCGTCGTCGGTATTGATGAAGCGCAATTTTTTGACCATGATTTGATTCAAAATGTGCAAAAGCTTGCCCTTTCGGGTAAACGGGTGATCGTAGCTGGCCTGGATATGGATTTTCGCGGTCTACCCTTTGGCCCGATCCCCGGGCTGCTGGCGGTAGCTGAATACATCACCAAGGTACACGCTATATGCTCCCATTGTGGCAACCTGGCCACCCACTCCTACCGCCTTTCGTCGGAAGATTCTACAGTAGTCTTAGGCGAAAAAGACAAGTACGAACCACGTTGCCGTGCTTGTTACAACATGGGCAATATTCTGGACCTGAAGTAA
- the def gene encoding peptide deformylase has translation MLLSVYAYGQPVLKKMGQPITAEYPNLEKLIADMWETMYHANGVGLAAPQIGKAIRLFVVDTVQMMEEGKEADGLKKVFINAEKIEESGEEWAYEEGCLSIPDVRGDVERPENIRLRWVDENFVEHEATFSGLNARVIQHEYDHTDGKLFTEYLKPIKKRLIQRKLENIKKGKVSADYRMKFV, from the coding sequence ATGTTATTGTCAGTTTACGCCTACGGGCAACCAGTTTTAAAAAAAATGGGCCAACCCATTACCGCAGAGTATCCTAATCTGGAAAAACTCATCGCCGACATGTGGGAAACCATGTACCATGCTAATGGTGTCGGGTTGGCTGCTCCGCAAATAGGTAAAGCGATCCGCCTCTTTGTTGTAGACACCGTTCAGATGATGGAAGAAGGCAAAGAAGCCGATGGCCTCAAAAAGGTATTCATCAACGCCGAAAAAATCGAGGAATCAGGCGAAGAATGGGCCTACGAAGAAGGCTGCCTCAGTATCCCCGATGTGCGGGGAGATGTAGAACGCCCCGAAAATATCCGCCTTCGCTGGGTCGATGAAAACTTCGTGGAGCATGAAGCTACCTTTAGTGGCCTCAATGCCCGGGTGATTCAGCACGAATACGACCATACCGATGGTAAGCTCTTCACCGAATACCTCAAACCTATCAAGAAGCGCTTGATTCAGCGAAAACTCGAGAATATTAAGAAAGGCAAGGTGAGCGCCGACTACCGGATGAAGTTCGTCTAG
- the ruvX gene encoding Holliday junction resolvase RuvX codes for MARILAIDYGTKRTGLAVTDPLQIIANGLDTVATQDLLAYLEKYFSEEEVETVVIGEPRHADGNPTKVTPHVIGLMRKLEKLYPQLKLVLQDEGYTSVMAKEAILQSGLKRKKRQEKGLVDKMAATIILQEYLEVNNY; via the coding sequence GTGGCAAGAATATTAGCAATCGACTACGGCACCAAACGCACCGGCCTGGCAGTGACAGATCCACTCCAGATCATCGCTAATGGATTGGATACAGTGGCAACACAGGATTTGCTAGCGTATCTGGAAAAGTATTTTTCGGAAGAAGAAGTAGAAACCGTGGTAATCGGAGAACCTCGCCATGCGGATGGCAATCCGACCAAGGTTACGCCACACGTCATTGGGCTGATGCGAAAATTGGAAAAATTATACCCCCAACTTAAACTCGTTTTGCAAGATGAAGGTTATACTTCCGTAATGGCCAAAGAAGCCATCTTGCAAAGTGGCCTCAAACGCAAAAAGAGACAAGAGAAAGGGCTGGTGGATAAAATGGCTGCGACCATCATTTTGCAAGAATACCTCGAGGTAAATAATTATTAA
- a CDS encoding DJ-1/PfpI family protein, producing the protein MKNYTSLLIGGLFLLFVSCTPTLDSNSARDDAFPRPGVVLEPNRYNVAFLIMDGVYNTELTAPYDIFQHTIFRDSIKAMNTFLVANTLAPITTFEGLQILPHFNYLSDSLPPIDILVVPSAEHHLDSDLEDDAMLRFIKEVAAQAQFITSHCDGAFVLAEAGLLRDKVSTTFPSDIAAMRIRYPDHDIREDVLFVHDGQYITSAGGAKSFEAALYLCEHLYGAEVARRLAQGLVIDWKLEEVPHLVIE; encoded by the coding sequence ATGAAAAATTATACCAGCTTACTCATAGGTGGCCTATTTCTACTCTTTGTGTCTTGTACGCCTACCCTTGATTCGAATTCAGCTAGAGATGATGCCTTTCCAAGACCAGGTGTCGTGCTTGAACCCAATCGCTACAACGTTGCCTTTCTCATCATGGACGGCGTATACAATACCGAGCTCACTGCCCCTTATGACATTTTCCAACACACCATTTTCCGCGACAGCATCAAGGCGATGAACACTTTCCTGGTCGCCAATACCCTAGCGCCGATAACGACCTTCGAAGGCTTACAAATTCTTCCTCATTTCAACTATTTGAGCGATAGTCTTCCCCCTATCGACATCCTGGTTGTTCCCAGTGCGGAACATCACCTGGACAGTGATCTAGAGGATGATGCAATGCTTAGGTTTATAAAAGAAGTGGCCGCACAGGCCCAGTTCATCACGAGTCATTGCGATGGCGCATTTGTGCTGGCCGAGGCTGGGTTACTCCGCGACAAAGTGAGCACGACCTTCCCTAGCGACATTGCTGCTATGAGGATCCGTTATCCTGATCACGATATCCGAGAAGACGTCTTGTTTGTTCACGATGGCCAATATATCACTTCGGCTGGCGGTGCCAAATCTTTTGAAGCCGCCTTGTACCTTTGCGAACATCTCTATGGAGCAGAAGTGGCACGCAGGCTAGCCCAGGGGCTGGTTATCGACTGGAAACTGGAAGAGGTACCCCATTTGGTCATCGAATAA
- a CDS encoding NADP(H)-dependent aldo-keto reductase yields the protein MRYQTIPRTDLNVSKICLGTMTWGEQNTEAEGHAQMDLAVEKGVNFFDTAELYPSPVKPRTQGDTETFIGNWLKKSGKRAEIILASKIAGNSPFAQHIRPQLGFSKASLEEALELSLKRLQVDHLDLYQLHWPNRKTNFFGQRDYQHDSTDEWEDDFLEVLTNLDSIIKSGKVRYFGLSNETPWGMMRYLHLAEMHDLPRCVSIQNPYSLLNRTFEVGLSEMSIREDVTLLPYSPLGAGMLSGKYHLKTDEPGNRLNKYKNVKRYSSEQSWEATRRYLEIAQANNLTLAQMALAFVNDQPFVTSNIIGATSLQQLEENIDSIDIQLSEEVVKAINEVHAQIPNPAP from the coding sequence ATGAGATACCAAACCATTCCCCGTACCGACCTTAACGTAAGCAAGATATGCCTGGGCACCATGACCTGGGGCGAACAAAACACGGAAGCCGAAGGCCATGCCCAGATGGATTTGGCCGTAGAAAAAGGTGTTAACTTTTTTGATACTGCAGAACTTTATCCTTCCCCGGTAAAACCTCGCACCCAAGGCGACACCGAAACCTTCATCGGTAACTGGTTGAAAAAATCCGGCAAACGAGCTGAAATCATTCTCGCCTCCAAGATTGCTGGCAACAGCCCTTTCGCCCAGCATATTCGGCCCCAGCTTGGCTTCAGCAAAGCCAGCCTGGAAGAGGCCCTGGAACTAAGTCTAAAACGTTTGCAGGTTGATCACCTCGATCTTTATCAACTCCATTGGCCCAATCGGAAGACCAACTTTTTTGGTCAACGCGATTATCAACATGATTCAACGGATGAGTGGGAAGATGATTTCCTGGAAGTACTCACCAATTTGGACAGTATCATCAAAAGTGGAAAGGTTCGCTACTTTGGCTTAAGTAACGAGACCCCCTGGGGAATGATGCGTTACTTGCACCTTGCCGAAATGCATGATTTACCTCGCTGCGTAAGTATCCAAAATCCTTACAGCTTGCTGAACCGGACTTTTGAAGTTGGTTTATCTGAAATGAGTATCCGCGAAGACGTTACCCTTCTCCCCTACTCTCCATTAGGTGCCGGAATGCTGAGCGGAAAATATCATCTAAAAACCGACGAGCCCGGCAACCGCCTCAACAAATACAAAAACGTAAAACGCTACAGCTCCGAGCAATCCTGGGAAGCAACCCGCCGCTACCTGGAAATCGCCCAGGCCAATAACCTGACGCTTGCCCAGATGGCCTTGGCCTTTGTGAATGACCAACCCTTTGTGACCAGCAATATCATCGGTGCCACAAGTCTGCAACAACTTGAAGAAAACATTGACAGCATTGATATTCAGCTTTCTGAAGAGGTGGTAAAAGCAATCAATGAAGTACATGCGCAAATTCCTAATCCGGCGCCTTAG